CTGGCTCACCTGCCCCGCAGAAGCACCGCTGGAAGACGCCGAAGTCGACCATATCGACATCGCCGTCTTTGTCGAAGTTGGCCCGCTGACAGGTTGCCGTCTCGCTGTAGGGAATCGCGGGGCCTGAGTAACAGCCTGCAAAAACCGTCAGATCGTCCCTATCCACGTCGCCGTCGAAATCGAAGTCGGCCGGCAGCGGGGGCGGACAGAGGTTGGGTTCGCAGGCGGCGTCCTGGGTCCACACTCTGCCGTGGGCGGCCGTGCATGCCACTTGGGACAACTGCTCGCAGCGGCCGTCGTAGAAGCAGCAGGCTCCCTCAGGCGGAGGAGGCCCTTCAGTGAGAACAAAGAGATAGAAGAAGCTGGTGTCAAAGAAGTACCCGCTCGAGTCGTACGCGGAATGGCTGAACTCAAGGGCCTCACCCGCAAAAACGGGCACGATCACGTCACTGCTCGTGTTTTGGTTGAGGTCGGCAATGCGGGTGCCGGCGCGGCTCAGCTGCAGCGAGAAGGTCTGCGCGTAGCTGCTCCAAGGGGTGCAGCGAATCGACAAGAGCATCTCCAGCGGACTACCCGCCGGATGAGCGGCAGACGTTCCGAGCGTCAAAACACCCGTCACTTGCCCCTCGGCCCATCCGCTAGGAACCGGCCACATCTCCGGCGGCCCCCAGAAAAGACAGTCACCGGTGAAGGGATCCCATTCCATGCACATGGGCGGGCCTTCCTCCATGCCCTCCTCTCCCCGAAGGCGAGCTGCGCCACGAGCTTGGCCGTTCACACTCTTCTTGAAGAGCACATTTGCCCCCGAGTAGGAGTACATGATTGTCCCCCATCCAAAACCCTCACTCCTTGCAGCTCCATTCCCCACGGTGGCGATCCCGCCATACTGCGTGCTGGCCGTCGCGGTAAACGAAATGGTGACATCTACCGGTGCAGGCGGATCGGGCAAATCGGAGGGCTCGGTAATCGTGAGATCGAATCCTGAGCCCCCGCCGACGAGCTGCAGGTTGTCGAACATAGCAGAGCTGAATCCGGCGACGGTGCCTACCCTCACCACGACAACCACCTGACCGTCAGTCGCGAACACCTGATTCCCGTTCCCGCCGGGATGGAGGGAGTTCGTGATCGGTTCCCAATCCCAGTCACTCGGCGGATTCAGCCCCCACGAGTCCTTGGCTGCAACGATATCACCAATGACCTGGCCCTCGATTCGGGCAAGGAGTTCCGCGTCGCTCAAACCGGCAGTACCGCTGAAGAGCATGACTTGCGCCCAACCCATCACACCCAGTATTCCGCTCCAGTCACCTTGAATGCTGTACGTGTCCGGCATGACGTTGACGCGCTGGAACCAGCCGTGTTCGCCTGTGCCGGCAGAATAATGGAGCCGCCCCGCGGGCGGGCTCGTTCCCGCAATGGCCAACAGCCATTGGCTGCCGCTGCTCCAGGGCGCCGCCCAGCGGTTCCATCCCGTCTCCCCAGCCGACCAGTCACCGTTCACCAGCCAGTTGTACTGGCCTACAGCGGGAGACGGCGAAAGCCAGAGGTGTACGGCACACATCACCCCGACGACAGAAGGTCCAAATCGCATGCACATATCCCGATCCTCCGGACGAACAAGAGACACGCTGCTTACAAATGTCTGAGGAAACACCCGACCCAGCCAAGTGCCAGGATATATTCTCGGACCGGCCATGTCAAGTCACACATCATGTTCTGGATGTACGCTTCCAGGGTCGGACGAGCCCCCGACCCGGCGACAGCAGGCCCAAGGAGAACCACGACCCGGCCGCGGCTCCTTCCGTCTGCACGTGAAACAGCCACGACTCGCCGGTGCTGATTCAAGCGGCTCCTCTGTCTCGTGGTATCTACTGGGATAGGCTCTAACTGGAACGCCGCCGCTTTGAGGTGGCCGAGATCGCCCGGTCGCTGGCCCAGGCCCGGATGTACTTGACCTGCTCGCTCATCGTCTTCGACAGCGGAACAATGTCCTCCAGGGCCGGCAGCAGGTGCTTGTCCGTAAGCGGCTCGTTGGCCAGACGCGAGGCGGTCAGGGCTGAGATCACCGCCTGCTCGATCTCCGCGCCGGTCCACCCCTCCGTCCGCACCGTCGCCAAATCGAGCGATAGCCCAGCCGTCTCCATCCGCCGCCGCTGCAGGTGAATGCGGAAGATCTCCATGCGTTCCGGCTGATCGGGCAAATCGATGAAGAACACTTGGTCAAACCGGCCTTTGCGGATCATCTCTGCAGGCAGCAGGTCGATGCGGTTGGCGGTGGCGGCCACGAACAATCCCTTGGGCTTCTCCTGCATCCAGGTGAGGAAGTAGCCAAAGATACGGTCCAGCACGCCGGAGCTGTCCTGGTGCTGCCGCGAGATCGCGTTCTCGATCTCGTCGAACCAGACAACGGCCGGAGCGATCTCCTCCATGGTGCGGCAGGCCTCGGCGAAAACCCGCTCGGCGTTGCCCAGCCCGGCCGCGAATACCTGGGACATGTCCACGCGGTACAGCGGCAGGGCAAACGCACTGGCCACCGCCCGGGCAGTCAGGCTCTTGCCGCAGCCGGAGACACCCATCAGCAGAATGCCCTTGGGCACAATCTCCGAGGTCACGCCCTCCTCGGAGAAGAAGAGCCCCTTTCGCTGCTCCAGCCATTTCTTCAGCGCATCGACACCCCCGACCTGATCGATCCCCACCGTGTCAGGCACGTATTCCATCAGCCCGCTTTTGCGAACCAGCAGCCGCTTTTCCTCCTGGAGCAAGGGCACAACCGACGGATCGAGCCGGTGCGCCTGGGCGAAGGCAAAACGAATCGCGTGTCGGGCTTCGTCGAACGTCAGCCCCTGCAACGCCCGACCCAGAACGTAGCGGGCCTCTGGACCCAGATCG
This region of Phycisphaerae bacterium genomic DNA includes:
- a CDS encoding AAA family ATPase; its protein translation is MRSSTRRSRSLQVREDNPVDAQVVNRGLAAIRNMLDAGRPLIYVQSPEEDRVLSLVTQAAEFRQGGGSQLFVWSITDGLVEGGRVSQSQPDGARGVLDFVVSYPTPAIFLLKDFHEFIRESAAVRRRLRDVYHACLKNRKAVVICSPVKVVPPEIEREVAFLKLPMPDLVELASLLTEEAAGLGAAGDLGPEARYVLGRALQGLTFDEARHAIRFAFAQAHRLDPSVVPLLQEEKRLLVRKSGLMEYVPDTVGIDQVGGVDALKKWLEQRKGLFFSEEGVTSEIVPKGILLMGVSGCGKSLTARAVASAFALPLYRVDMSQVFAAGLGNAERVFAEACRTMEEIAPAVVWFDEIENAISRQHQDSSGVLDRIFGYFLTWMQEKPKGLFVAATANRIDLLPAEMIRKGRFDQVFFIDLPDQPERMEIFRIHLQRRRMETAGLSLDLATVRTEGWTGAEIEQAVISALTASRLANEPLTDKHLLPALEDIVPLSKTMSEQVKYIRAWASDRAISATSKRRRSS